The Aureimonas mangrovi genome contains the following window.
CGGAGGTGTCGTGGCCATCACGCGGTCACGCACCTTCAGCACGGTCTCGAACTGGTTGGGCGCGTCGGTGTGGAAGGTCGTCACGTCGATGATGTCGTCGAAGGTAAGCCCGGCGGCGGCCAGCGTCGCCTTGAGATTGAGAAGGGCGAGTTCGACCTGCTTCTCGAAATCGGGCTCGGGCGATCCGTCCGGCAGACTGCCGACCTGGCCGGAGACGAAGAGGAAGCCGTTCGAGCGGATGGCGGCGGAATAGCCGTGCTCTTCGTAGAGAGCGTGGCGGCCTTCGGGAAAGACTGCATCACGTTGCGTCATGGTGATCACTCCTGTTGGAACGGGTGCGCTATGTTTATATACGCTCCGTATGTCACACCATATCGAAACATACGAGACGTATGTCAATAGGCATACGCCTCGTATTTGAACGACTGCGAGCGAGAACGATGGCCAGACGACGCACGGAGATGGTGGAGGAGACGCGCGCAAAGCTTATTGCGGCGGCGCGCCGCGCCTTCGCGGCGAAGGGCTATGCGGGTGCTTCGATGGACGATCTGACAGCCGAGGCCGGTCTGACGCGCGGCGCCCTCTACCACAATTTCGGAGACAAGAAGGGGCTGCTCTGGGCCGTGATCGAGGAGATCGACGGCGAGATGGTGGAACGCATGGCCAAGGCGCGCAGCGAGGCGAAGTCGCTTTGGGACGGGCTGATGGACGAGGTGTCGGCCTATGTCGAGATGTCGCTCGAACCCGAAATCCAACGGATCGTGCATCTCGACGGGCCCGCGGTCCTCGGCGACCCATCGCAATGGCCGACGCAGATGGCGTGCCTGCGCACCACGCAGGAGACGGTTGAGGCCCTGATCGCGGAAGGCACGGTCGCGCCCGTGGACGCGGAAGCCGTCGCAAGGCTCCTCAACGGCGCGGCGCTGAACGCTGCGCTCTGGATCGCCGCCTCCGACGATCCGCCGGCCGTGACCGCCCGCGCGAGCGAGGCCGTGCGACGACTGGCAAGCGGCCTTCTGGCGCGTCCCTAGAGCTCGGTGCGCAGGCGGCGCATCTGCGGATCCACCATGCGCACATAGGTGATCGGCCGGGCGTGCAGCCAGGCTGCCGATGCCGGCTACGAGATCGCGCTCGACTGTGCCCGCGAGAAGGGGCCGAACCTGCCCGCCATCCTCTAGCCTCGGCGACGCGGCGGGCGTAGAGCGGGGGCGAAGGAGACCATCGATGGACGCCATAGCCTCTCGCCCGTTGCCCGCCGGTTTCATCGACGGGCTGCTCGACATCGTCGGGCCGGAAGGCCTGCGCCAGGGCGAGGCGGTCGGGCTCCTGCATCCAGGCCAGCACGCGGGCAACCTCTCGGCAGGTCTCGTCGTCTCGCCAGCCTCCACGGACGAGACCGCGCGGATCGTGCGCCTCTGCCTGGAGCACGGCGTCGCGATCGTCTCGCATGGCGGGCGCACCGGGCTCGTCGGCGGTGGCATTTCGGCGGGCGGCCAGATCGTCCTGTCCACACAGCGTATGAACCGCATCCTGCGGCTCGACCCGGTCGAGCGCGTGGCGGTGGTGGAGGCGGGCATCACGCTTCAGGCTTTGCAGGACGCGGCGGCGGCGCACGGGCTGGAGCCCGGCATCGACATTCCCGCGCGCGGCTCGGCGACGATCGGCGGCATGATCTCGACCAATGCCGGTGGGCTCATGGCCTTCCGCTACGGGGTGATGCGCCATCAGGTCTTCGGCATGGAGGCGGTGATGGCGGACGGCACGGTGCTGTCGGACCTGACGCGCGTGGTGAAGACCTCGGCCGGCTACGACATCAAGCACCTCATGATCGGCGCCGAGGGCACGCTCGGCGTCGTCACGGCCGCGTCGATCAAGCTCTATCCGAAGCCCAAGGCGAGCGCGACGGCTCTCCTCTCGATGCCGGATGTCGCGACGCTTCTCGACACGATCCGCCTCGCGCTCACCCCACAGGCGGGCGAGTTGCGCGCCGCCGAGGCGATGTGGAACGCCTATATCCGTTTCACGGCAGCCGAGCATGACTGGTCGGACCCGTCGGTGCCGCTCGACGCGCCGCTCTACCTCCTCCTGCAACTCGGCGGGCGTGACGAAGGCGAGTTGACGGGCGCTCTGGAAGCCCTGTTCGAGGCCGTGGCCGAGCGCCATCCCGAGACGACCGGCCTCATCGCCAGCTCCGGTCGGCAGGAGGCCGAGTTGTGGCGGCTGCGCGAGGACACCGAGAGCGTCTTCCGCCATTTCCCGGGCTCGCCGGCCTTCGACGTGTCGCTGCCGCAGTCCGAGATCGCGGCCTATGTCGAGCGGGTCGAGGCCGAGCTGAAGGCGATCGACCCGGCGCTCGTCGCGCTGATCTTCGGGCATCTGGCGGACGGCAACATCCACCTTCTCCTCAATTGCGAGACCGCGCCGGAGCCAGCGCGCATCGCGCAGATCGAGGACGTCCTGTTCCGCACGCTGAAGGCGTCGGGCGGCTGCTTCTCGGCCGAACACGGCATCGGTTCGAAGCGCATCGATCCGCTCTACTCGACGGGTGATCCGGGCAAGCTTGCGGTGATGCGCACGATCAAGACGACGCTGGACCCGAAGAACCTCTTCAACCCCGGCAAGGTGCTTCGGCTTTCGTAGATCAATCGCGCCAGGGCAGGGTGCCCGCCGGCAGGCGCGGGCGCAGGGCGTCAACGAAGAGCGCGAGCACGAGGACGAAGAGGATCGACAGGACGGAGAGCGCCGCCGCGCCCGTCGAGTTGCCCTCGTATTGCAGCGAGAAGATCATCACGCCCACCGTCTCGACGCCGCTCGACCACAGGAGCGCCGAGACGGTCAGCTCGTTGAACGCTGTCATAAAGACGAGGAGCCCGCCCGCCACGGCCGCCGGTGCGGCTGCCGGCGCGACGATGAGGGTGAGGCGCCGCCACAGGCCCGCGCCGAGCATCCGCCCTGCCTCGTCGAGCGCGGGCTCCACCGCTTCCAGCGCCGCGCCCGTGGGGCGCAGAACGATCGGGAGGAAGCGCGCGGCGTAGGCGATGAGGAGGATCGTCGCCGTGCCGTAGATCGAGACGCCGACGAGCGGCAGTGGTCGCAGGAAGACGAGGATCATCGCCAGCGCGAAGACCGTGCCCGGCATTACGAAGGGCATGTCGGCGATGCCCGAAAGGACTCGGGCAGGCGTGCTCTTCCGCATCGCCGAGAGATAGGCGAAGGGCACGGCGACGAGCGTCGCGATCCCGGCGGCGGCCAGCGAGAGCCAGAAGGAGTTTCCGAAGGCGCGCCGCACGGTCGCGCTGCCGAAGACGGCGGATGCGTAATTGACAAGCGTCGCGGTCTCGGCCGAGAGCCGCACGCCGACGGCGGGCGTCAGCGAGGCGGTGACGAGCGCCGCCATCGGCGCGATCGCGATGAGGACGACGCAGATCCACACCAGTGCCGAGGCGCCGGCGTTCGCCCATCCGGCCTCGGCCATCGGATTCAGCCGCGCACCGGCCGCGACGGGCACGGAGAGCCTTCGCAGGAGCAGCGCGCGCACGAGAAGGGCGGCGCCCGCGAGCGCCATCAGGATCAGCGCCAGGGCCGCGACCTGGCCCATCATCGAGACGCCGAAACCATTGAGCCGCTGGTAGATCAGCGTCGTCAGCATCGGGAAGCGGCCGGGAATGCCGAGAAGCGCGGGCACGCCGAAATTGCCGACCGCCGCCGCGAAGGCGAGGATCGAGCCGGCGAGGATCGCGGGCGCGGCCAGCGGCAGGACGATGCGCGCAAGGATGCGTCCGCGCCGTGCGCCGGCGACGCGCGCCGCCTCGACGAGGTCCTGCGGCAGGAAGGCGAGGCTGGCGCGAACCGCAAGGAAGACGAAGGGCATGTGCTCTATGCCCATCAGGAGCGCGATGCCCCAGCCCGAATAGAGCGGATTGGGCCCTCGCGCGGGGGCGAGACCCAGCGACGACAGGAGCGGCGTCACCGCGCCGATCAGTTCGATCCAGGCGAGCGCCATGATCTGCGAGGGAATGAGGAGAGGCGACAGGACGAGGAAGGTCGCGGCGACGCGCCAGCGCACTCGCGCGAGCGTCAGACACAAGGCGAGCGCCGTGCCGAGCGCGGCCGAGATCGCGACCGAGCCGACCGATGCAGTGACGGTGTTGGAGAAGGCGCGGCGCACCGCGCGGCTCGACCAGCTCTCGCGCAGGACACCGAGGAAAGCACCGTCTCCGCCGGGCGCAAGGGCCTCCACGACGAGGCGCAGGAGCGGCAGTGCCGAGAGAAGACCGACATAGAGGACGAGCAGGACGAGAAGAAGCCGCTCCCCGCGCAGAAGCGGGAAGCGGCGCGTCGTCGCCGGCACGGCAGTTCGCCGCGCGGCCAGCGTGATGTCAGCCACCGAAGAGGTCGGAGAACTGCGTCTTGATCTCCTGATCGTCGGCCAGAAGCGCTTCGGCATCGGTCGGCAGGATGTTCAGGTCGGCGACCGCAGGATAGCCTTCCGGCGGCGAGACGCTGTCGAGCACCGGGAAGTAGCCCTGCTCGACCGACTGCTGCTGCGCGGCCTCGCCGAGCTGCCAGTCGACGAAGGCCTTGGCGGCCTCCTCGTTGGCCGAGCCCGCGAGGATCGCGACCGGCTGCGTGACGACCGAGACGCCCTCGGACGGGAACACGAAGTCGATCGGCGAGCCGGCCTTCCTGGCGTTCAGCGGCATGTACTCGACGATGATGCCGTAGGCCTTCTCGCCGCGCGCGACCGCTTCCAGCACCGTGCCGTTGCCCTGACCGGCGACGGCGCCGCCATCGGCCAGTTGCTCGTAATAATCCCAGCCGAATTCGGGCTGCTGCGTCATGGTGCCGACATGGATGACGGCCGCGCCCGAATAGAGCGGGCTCGGCATGATGGTGCCGGACGCGGCTTCGGGATCCGTGAGGTCCGCCCAGGAGGTCGGCGGCGTCTGGACGAGATCGGTGTTGTAGGCGATGCCCGTCGTGATCAGCTTGGTGCCGAAGAAGGTGCGGTCCGGATCGACCAGCGCCTCGGGAATGCCGTCGACCGGCGCGTCCTCGTAGGCGAGGAGGCGGTCCTCGTTCTTGAGCTGCGTCATGGCGACGGTGTCGGCGATGAGCAGCACGTCGGCCTGCGGCGCGCCAGCGGCGAACTCGGCCTGGAGCTTGGTCATCAACTCGGTCGTGCCCGAGCGGAACACCTCGACGGTGATGTCCGGGTGGTCGCGGTTGAAAGCCTCCACGACGGCGGTCATCTGGTCGGTCGGCTGCGAGGTGTAGACGGTGATCGTGCTCGCTTCCTGGGCGCCTGCGATGCCACTGACGGCGGTCGCGGCGAAAAGGGCGAGGGCAAGCGGGTTGAGGCTGCGCATGGAAGGGGCGTGCTCCGGTGGATGGCCTTTCGAGGCGTCGCGAACCTGGCGAGACGAGGGACCGCCACCGCTTCGGATACGTACGCATCGGGGTGTTCGAGAACCGTTCTCCGGCCTCGCCGCGATGCTCTAGGCCGCCTGCGCGACGTTTACATGACGCTGCGTATCCGCCAGAACCCAGCCGCTCGCAATGGAAATCCACACGCTTTCCCCGGGGCTCGCCGGCTTGGTGCTGCGAACCTTCACCTCGGCCGGCCCGCCGTCGCCGTCGATCGAGACGGTGAGGAGATGGTCGCCGTTCTCGAAGCGCGCATCGATGACGCGGGC
Protein-coding sequences here:
- a CDS encoding ABC transporter substrate-binding protein, translated to MRSLNPLALALFAATAVSGIAGAQEASTITVYTSQPTDQMTAVVEAFNRDHPDITVEVFRSGTTELMTKLQAEFAAGAPQADVLLIADTVAMTQLKNEDRLLAYEDAPVDGIPEALVDPDRTFFGTKLITTGIAYNTDLVQTPPTSWADLTDPEAASGTIMPSPLYSGAAVIHVGTMTQQPEFGWDYYEQLADGGAVAGQGNGTVLEAVARGEKAYGIIVEYMPLNARKAGSPIDFVFPSEGVSVVTQPVAILAGSANEEAAKAFVDWQLGEAAQQQSVEQGYFPVLDSVSPPEGYPAVADLNILPTDAEALLADDQEIKTQFSDLFGG
- a CDS encoding FAD-binding oxidoreductase, which encodes MDAIASRPLPAGFIDGLLDIVGPEGLRQGEAVGLLHPGQHAGNLSAGLVVSPASTDETARIVRLCLEHGVAIVSHGGRTGLVGGGISAGGQIVLSTQRMNRILRLDPVERVAVVEAGITLQALQDAAAAHGLEPGIDIPARGSATIGGMISTNAGGLMAFRYGVMRHQVFGMEAVMADGTVLSDLTRVVKTSAGYDIKHLMIGAEGTLGVVTAASIKLYPKPKASATALLSMPDVATLLDTIRLALTPQAGELRAAEAMWNAYIRFTAAEHDWSDPSVPLDAPLYLLLQLGGRDEGELTGALEALFEAVAERHPETTGLIASSGRQEAELWRLREDTESVFRHFPGSPAFDVSLPQSEIAAYVERVEAELKAIDPALVALIFGHLADGNIHLLLNCETAPEPARIAQIEDVLFRTLKASGGCFSAEHGIGSKRIDPLYSTGDPGKLAVMRTIKTTLDPKNLFNPGKVLRLS
- a CDS encoding ABC transporter permease; this encodes MADITLAARRTAVPATTRRFPLLRGERLLLVLLVLYVGLLSALPLLRLVVEALAPGGDGAFLGVLRESWSSRAVRRAFSNTVTASVGSVAISAALGTALALCLTLARVRWRVAATFLVLSPLLIPSQIMALAWIELIGAVTPLLSSLGLAPARGPNPLYSGWGIALLMGIEHMPFVFLAVRASLAFLPQDLVEAARVAGARRGRILARIVLPLAAPAILAGSILAFAAAVGNFGVPALLGIPGRFPMLTTLIYQRLNGFGVSMMGQVAALALILMALAGAALLVRALLLRRLSVPVAAGARLNPMAEAGWANAGASALVWICVVLIAIAPMAALVTASLTPAVGVRLSAETATLVNYASAVFGSATVRRAFGNSFWLSLAAAGIATLVAVPFAYLSAMRKSTPARVLSGIADMPFVMPGTVFALAMILVFLRPLPLVGVSIYGTATILLIAYAARFLPIVLRPTGAALEAVEPALDEAGRMLGAGLWRRLTLIVAPAAAPAAVAGGLLVFMTAFNELTVSALLWSSGVETVGVMIFSLQYEGNSTGAAALSVLSILFVLVLALFVDALRPRLPAGTLPWRD
- a CDS encoding RidA family protein; the encoded protein is MTQRDAVFPEGRHALYEEHGYSAAIRSNGFLFVSGQVGSLPDGSPEPDFEKQVELALLNLKATLAAAGLTFDDIIDVTTFHTDAPNQFETVLKVRDRVMATTPPHPAWTAIGTTWLSGFDFEIKVVARLRETA
- a CDS encoding TetR/AcrR family transcriptional regulator, with translation MARRRTEMVEETRAKLIAAARRAFAAKGYAGASMDDLTAEAGLTRGALYHNFGDKKGLLWAVIEEIDGEMVERMAKARSEAKSLWDGLMDEVSAYVEMSLEPEIQRIVHLDGPAVLGDPSQWPTQMACLRTTQETVEALIAEGTVAPVDAEAVARLLNGAALNAALWIAASDDPPAVTARASEAVRRLASGLLARP